The Rubidibacter lacunae KORDI 51-2 genome contains a region encoding:
- the rpsN gene encoding 30S ribosomal protein S14, translating to MAKKSMIARERKREKLVAKYSAKREELKEQIRTAQTPLERFELRRKLQNLPRNSSPTRLHNRCKVTGRPRGYYRDFGLSRNVLREWAHEGLLPGVTKSSW from the coding sequence ATGGCCAAGAAAAGCATGATCGCGCGCGAGCGCAAGCGCGAGAAACTCGTCGCCAAATATTCCGCCAAGCGCGAGGAACTCAAGGAGCAAATCCGGACTGCACAAACGCCACTGGAGCGTTTTGAGCTGCGGCGCAAGCTGCAGAACCTACCGCGCAACAGTTCGCCCACGCGCCTCCACAACCGCTGCAAAGTCACGGGGCGTCCGCGCGGCTATTATCGCGATTTCGGTCTGTCGCGCAATGTGTTGCGGGAATGGGCTCATGAGGGCTTGCTACCGGGCGTCACTAAGTCCAGCTGGTAG